In Arvicanthis niloticus isolate mArvNil1 chromosome 27, mArvNil1.pat.X, whole genome shotgun sequence, a genomic segment contains:
- the Rfx7 gene encoding DNA-binding protein RFX7 isoform X2 — protein sequence MSPRRPEKATHSSPGQRWQRNNNSRHHSSSMPISSFPSAPPTPGWLCQPLCPGCQGQRPTLCNTRSRTPSAKLYNLKWTAFCDQNAMSSSRAQQMHAFSWIRNTLEEHPETSLPKQEVYDEYKSYCDNLGYHPLSAADFGKIMKNVFPNMKARRLGTRGKSKYCYSGLRKKAFVHMPTLPNLDFHKTGDGLEGVEPSGQLQNIDDEVISSACRLVCEWAQKVLSQPFDTVLELAHFLVKSHYIGTKSMAALTVMAAAPAGLKGIPQPSAFIPTAESNSFQPQVKTLPSPIDAKQQLQRKIQKKQQEQKLQSPLPGESSAKKTEGTTANGVANLPNGNPAILSPQPIGIVVAAVPSPIPVQRTRQLVTSPSPMNSPDGKVLPLNVQVVTQHMQSVKQTPKTPQNVPASPGGDRSARHRYPQILPKPANSSALTIRSPTTVLFTSSPIKTAVVPASHMSSLNVVKMTTISLTPSNSNAPLKHSASVSSTTGATEESRSIPQIKNGSVVSLQSPGCRASSTGGTSAVEVKMEPEGSSDEHSLQCQENSEGTKASLTTSSALWGQKNNADGTVTKPNEGVTEAKTTKVCDQRTKCKSRCNEILPGISAGNNQSTVTLSVATQNLPFTSTSSPSNGDSVNKDPKICTKSPRKRLSATLQESQVPPVKKPIVEQLSTVTIEGQKQSNVKKDQKVPHSGKTESSTAGAQIPNKVSISVSSHIIEDQSLNPTLVASESVLEQQTSPSLSPDVKVKLEGSVFLLDRESKSDGNFNRNEWQQVTKDSDFIAASCEQQQDVSVMTIPEHPDIHDLEKSVWELEGMPQDTYSQQLHSQIPESSLNEIQAQSSDQLPLQSELKEFESSVSQTNESYFPFDDELTQDSIVEELVLMEQQMSMNNSHSYGNCLGMTLQSQSVTPGAPMSSHASSTHFYHPIHSNGTPIHTPTPTPTPTPTPTPTPTPTSEMIAGSQSLSRESPCSRLAQTTPVDSALGSSRHTPIGTPHSNCSSSVPPSPVECRNPFAFTPISSSMAYHDASIVSSSPVKPMQRPMATHPDKTKLEWMNNGYGGVGNSSVSGHGILPSYQELVEDRFRKPHAFAVPGQSYQSQSRHHDTHFGRLTPVSPVQHQGATVNTNKQEGFAVPAPLDNKGTNSSASSNFRCRSVSPAVHRQRNLSGSTLYPVSNIPRSNVTPFGSPVTPEVHVFTNVHTDACANNIAQRSQSVPLTVMMQTAFPNALQKQTNSKKITNVLLSKLDSDNDDSVRGLGINNVPSNYTARMNLTQILETSPVFPSANSQNMIDSSTSVYEFQTPSYLTKSNSTDQISFSPGDNQAQSEIGEQQLDFNSTVKDLLSGDNLQTSQQLGGQMASDLTNTASDFPSDIRLSSDLSGSINDLNTLDPNLLFDPGRQQGQDDEAALEELKNDPLFQQICSESMNSMTSSGFEWIESKDHPTVEMLG from the exons GAGCTATTGTGACAATCTTGGCTACCATCCATTAAGTGCTGCCGACTTTGGGAAAATCATGAAAAACGTCTTTCCAAACATGAAGGCGCGACGTTTGGGCACTAGAGGGAAATCTAA ATATTGCTACAGTGGACTAAGGAAAAAAGCTTTCGTTCATATGCCAACACTGCCCAACCTTGACTTTCATAAAACTGGAGATGGG TTGGAAGGAGTTGAACCATCTGGGCAGCTTCAAAATATTGATGATGAAGTTATCTCTTCTGCTTGCCGTCTTGTGTGTGAGTGGGCCCAGAAAGTGTTAAGCCAGCCATTTGACACAGTCTTGGAATTAGCCCACTTCCTTGTAAAGAGCCATTATATAGGCACCAAGTCAATGGCAGCTCTGACTGTGATGGCGGCAGCACCTGCAG gACTTAAAGGAATTCCCCAGCCTTCTGCTTTTATACCTACAGCTGAAAGTAATTCCTTTCAACCTCAAGTGAAGACTTTGCCATCTCCAATTGATGCTAAGCAGCAGTTGCAACGGAAAATTCAAAAAAAGCAGCAAGAACAGAAACTACAGTCCCCATTGCCAGGAGAATCCTCAGCAAAAAAAACAGAAGGCACTACAGCCAACGGAGTGGCTAATCTACCCAATGGGAACCCTGCGATCCTTTCTCCCCAGCCCATTGGGATCGTGGTGGCAGCTGTCCCTAGTCCCATTCCG GTCCAGCGGACAAGGCAGTTAGTAACTTCACCAAGTCCGATGAATTCTCCTGATGGCAAGGTTCTTCCCCTCAACGTACAGGTAGTCACTCAGCACATGCAGTCTGTGAAACAGACACCAAAGACTCCTCAGAACGTTCCAGCCAGTCCTGGTGGGGACCGTTCTGCCCGGCACCGCTACCCTCAGATCTTACCCAAGCCAGCAAACAGCAGTGCGCTCACCATTCGCTCTCCTACAACTGTGCTCTTTACTAGCAGTCCCATCAAAACTGCTGTGGTACCTGCGTCACACATGAGTTCTCTAAATGTGGTGAAAATGACAACGATATCCCTCACGCCCAGTAACAGTAACGCGCCTCTTAAACACTCTGCCTCAGTCAGCAGTACTACTGGAGCAACGGAGGAATCAAGGAGCATTCCTCAGATCAAGAATGGTTCTGTTGTTTCTCTTCAGTCTCCTGGGTGCAGGGCCAGCAGCACTGGGGGAACTTCTGCTGTGGAAGTCAAAATGGAACCAGAAGGTTCATCGGACGAGCATTCTCTACAGTGCCAAGAGAACTCTGAGGGGACTAAAGCTTCCCTGACAACATCTAGTGCCCTTTGGGGGCAGAAAAATAATGCAGATGGAACAGTAACAAAACCTAATGAAGGTGTCACTGAAGCGAAAACAACTAAGGTCTGTGACCAGAGGACCAAATGTAAAAGTCGCTGTAATGAAATTTTGCCAGGCATCTCAGCAGGCAATAATCAAAGCACTGTTACTCTCTCGGTTGCTACTCAGAACTTACCTTTCACCAGCACCAGCTCACCATCTAATGGTGACTCAGTAAATAAAGATCCTAAAATATGCACTAAAAGTCCAAGAAAACGACTGTCTGCTACACTGCAAGAGTCTCAGGTGCCTCCTGTAAAGAAACCAATTGTGGAACAGCTTTCTACAGTTACTATAGAAGGTCAGAAACAAAGCAATGTTAAAAAGGACCAAAAGGTTCCACATTCAGGGAAAACAGAAAGCTCAACAGCAGGTGCTCAGATTCCTAACAAGGTGTCAATCAGTGTCAGTTCACACATTATAGAGGATCAGTCCTTGAACCCTACTCTTGTTGCCAGTGAATCAGTTCTGGAGCAGCAGACATCCCCATCATTGTCTCCGGATGTGAAAGTAAAACTTGAAGGGAGTGTCTTTCTCTTGGACCGTGAATCAAAATCAGATGGCAACTTTAATCGAAACGAATGGCAACAAGTTACTAAGGATTCTGACTTCATAGCTGCTAGCTGTGAGCAACAGCAAGATGTTAGTGTTATGACAATTCCTGAGCATCCTGACATCCATGATCTAGAGAAATCTGTTTGGGAATTAGAAGGGATGCCACAGGACACATACAGCCAGCAGCTACATAGCCAGATACCAGAATCTTCGCTGAATGAAATACAAGCACAGTCTTCAGATCAGTTGCCATTGCAATCTGAACTGAAAGAGTTTGAGTCTTCTGTTTCCCAGACAAATGAAAGCTACTTTCCTTTTGATGATGAACTTACACAAGATAGCATTGTGGAAGAACTGGTGCTTATGGAGCAGCAGATGTCAATGAATAATTCACATTCTTATGGTAACTGCTTGGGAATGACCCTTCAGAGTCAGTCAGTAACTCCAGGAGCTCCAATGTCTTCGCATGCTTCCAGCACTCACTTCTATCATCCAATCCATAGCAATGGCACTCCAATTcacacacctacacccacacccACTCCTACACCAACTCCAACCCCAACTCCAACCCCAACATCTGAAATGATTGCTGGATCTCAGAGTCTGTCACGGGAGAGCCCTTGTTCCAGGCTTGCCCAGACAACACCTGTGGATAGTGCTTTAGGAAGTAGCCGACACACACCCATTGGTACTCCTCATTCTAATTGCAGCAGTAGTGTCCCTCCAAGCCCTGTTGAATGCAGGAATCCATTTGCATTCACCCCAATAAGCTCCAGTATGGCATATCATGATGCTAGCATTGTCTCAAGCAGTCCTGTGAAACCAATGCAAAGACCCATGGCCACTCACCCTGATAAAACCAAGCTTGAATGGATGAATAATGGGTATGGGGGGGTTGGTAATTCATCAGTTTCTGGTCATGGCATTCTCCCAAGCTATCAGGAACTAGTAGAAGATCGTTTCAGGAAACCTCATGCTTTTGCTGTGCCTGGACAGTCATATCAGTCTCAGTCCAGACACCATGACACTCATTTTGGTCGTTTGACTCCTGTCTCTCCTGTACAGCATCAAGGTGCCACTGTAAACACCAACAAGCAAGAAGGGTTTGCAGTCCCCGCTCCTCTTGATAATAAAGGAACTAATTCATCTGCCAGCAGCAACTTCAGGTGCCGGAGTGTGAGCCCTGCTGTCCATCGCCAACGGAATCTTAGTGGAAGCACCCTCTATCCTGTGTCTAATATCCCACGGTCTAATGTAACCCCCTTTGGAAGTCCAGTGACCCCAGAAGTTCATGTTTTCACAAATGTTCACACAGATGCATGTGCCAATAACATAGCTCAAAGAAGTCAGTCAGTTCCATTGACAGTCATGATGCAGACAGCCTTCCCAAATGCTCTGCAGAagcaaacaaacagtaaaaaaatCACTAATGTTTTGTTGAGTAAACTCGATTCTGACAATGATGATTCAGTGAGAGGTTTGGGAATAAACAACGTGCCCTCCAATTACACAGCCCGGATGAATCTCACTCAGATTTTGGAAACTTCCCCTGTTTTTCCTAGTGCCAATTCACAAAATATGATCGACTCCAGCACTTCTGTTTATGAATTCCAAACACCATCTTACCTCACCAAAAGTAATAGCACCGATCAGATCAGTTTTTCTCCTGGAGATAATCAAGCACAATCTGAAATTGGAGAACAGCAGTTAGATTTCAATAGCACTGTTAAAGACCTGTTGAGTGGAGACAACCTGCAAACCAGCCAGCAGCTGGGAGGTCAGATGGCATCTGATCTCACCAACACTGCATCTGATTTCCCTAGCGACatcaggttgtcttctgacctctcagGCAGCATCAATGATTTGAACACCTTAGACCCAAATCTACTGTTTGATCCAGGTCGTCAGCAGGGACAGGATGATGAAGCCGCACTGGAAGAATTAAAGAATGACCCACTGTTTCAACAGATTTGCAGTGAGTCAATGAACTCTATGACTTCATCAGGTTTTGAATGGATAGAAAGCAAGGACCATCCTACTGTTGAAATGTTGGGATAA
- the Rfx7 gene encoding DNA-binding protein RFX7 isoform X1, with product MAEEQQQPPPQQLDAHQQLPLSAPNPGVALPALVPGLPGTEANALQHKIKNSICKTVQSKVDCILQEVEKFTDLEKLYLYLQLPSGLSSAEKSDQNAMSSSRAQQMHAFSWIRNTLEEHPETSLPKQEVYDEYKSYCDNLGYHPLSAADFGKIMKNVFPNMKARRLGTRGKSKYCYSGLRKKAFVHMPTLPNLDFHKTGDGLEGVEPSGQLQNIDDEVISSACRLVCEWAQKVLSQPFDTVLELAHFLVKSHYIGTKSMAALTVMAAAPAGLKGIPQPSAFIPTAESNSFQPQVKTLPSPIDAKQQLQRKIQKKQQEQKLQSPLPGESSAKKTEGTTANGVANLPNGNPAILSPQPIGIVVAAVPSPIPVQRTRQLVTSPSPMNSPDGKVLPLNVQVVTQHMQSVKQTPKTPQNVPASPGGDRSARHRYPQILPKPANSSALTIRSPTTVLFTSSPIKTAVVPASHMSSLNVVKMTTISLTPSNSNAPLKHSASVSSTTGATEESRSIPQIKNGSVVSLQSPGCRASSTGGTSAVEVKMEPEGSSDEHSLQCQENSEGTKASLTTSSALWGQKNNADGTVTKPNEGVTEAKTTKVCDQRTKCKSRCNEILPGISAGNNQSTVTLSVATQNLPFTSTSSPSNGDSVNKDPKICTKSPRKRLSATLQESQVPPVKKPIVEQLSTVTIEGQKQSNVKKDQKVPHSGKTESSTAGAQIPNKVSISVSSHIIEDQSLNPTLVASESVLEQQTSPSLSPDVKVKLEGSVFLLDRESKSDGNFNRNEWQQVTKDSDFIAASCEQQQDVSVMTIPEHPDIHDLEKSVWELEGMPQDTYSQQLHSQIPESSLNEIQAQSSDQLPLQSELKEFESSVSQTNESYFPFDDELTQDSIVEELVLMEQQMSMNNSHSYGNCLGMTLQSQSVTPGAPMSSHASSTHFYHPIHSNGTPIHTPTPTPTPTPTPTPTPTPTSEMIAGSQSLSRESPCSRLAQTTPVDSALGSSRHTPIGTPHSNCSSSVPPSPVECRNPFAFTPISSSMAYHDASIVSSSPVKPMQRPMATHPDKTKLEWMNNGYGGVGNSSVSGHGILPSYQELVEDRFRKPHAFAVPGQSYQSQSRHHDTHFGRLTPVSPVQHQGATVNTNKQEGFAVPAPLDNKGTNSSASSNFRCRSVSPAVHRQRNLSGSTLYPVSNIPRSNVTPFGSPVTPEVHVFTNVHTDACANNIAQRSQSVPLTVMMQTAFPNALQKQTNSKKITNVLLSKLDSDNDDSVRGLGINNVPSNYTARMNLTQILETSPVFPSANSQNMIDSSTSVYEFQTPSYLTKSNSTDQISFSPGDNQAQSEIGEQQLDFNSTVKDLLSGDNLQTSQQLGGQMASDLTNTASDFPSDIRLSSDLSGSINDLNTLDPNLLFDPGRQQGQDDEAALEELKNDPLFQQICSESMNSMTSSGFEWIESKDHPTVEMLG from the exons GAGCTATTGTGACAATCTTGGCTACCATCCATTAAGTGCTGCCGACTTTGGGAAAATCATGAAAAACGTCTTTCCAAACATGAAGGCGCGACGTTTGGGCACTAGAGGGAAATCTAA ATATTGCTACAGTGGACTAAGGAAAAAAGCTTTCGTTCATATGCCAACACTGCCCAACCTTGACTTTCATAAAACTGGAGATGGG TTGGAAGGAGTTGAACCATCTGGGCAGCTTCAAAATATTGATGATGAAGTTATCTCTTCTGCTTGCCGTCTTGTGTGTGAGTGGGCCCAGAAAGTGTTAAGCCAGCCATTTGACACAGTCTTGGAATTAGCCCACTTCCTTGTAAAGAGCCATTATATAGGCACCAAGTCAATGGCAGCTCTGACTGTGATGGCGGCAGCACCTGCAG gACTTAAAGGAATTCCCCAGCCTTCTGCTTTTATACCTACAGCTGAAAGTAATTCCTTTCAACCTCAAGTGAAGACTTTGCCATCTCCAATTGATGCTAAGCAGCAGTTGCAACGGAAAATTCAAAAAAAGCAGCAAGAACAGAAACTACAGTCCCCATTGCCAGGAGAATCCTCAGCAAAAAAAACAGAAGGCACTACAGCCAACGGAGTGGCTAATCTACCCAATGGGAACCCTGCGATCCTTTCTCCCCAGCCCATTGGGATCGTGGTGGCAGCTGTCCCTAGTCCCATTCCG GTCCAGCGGACAAGGCAGTTAGTAACTTCACCAAGTCCGATGAATTCTCCTGATGGCAAGGTTCTTCCCCTCAACGTACAGGTAGTCACTCAGCACATGCAGTCTGTGAAACAGACACCAAAGACTCCTCAGAACGTTCCAGCCAGTCCTGGTGGGGACCGTTCTGCCCGGCACCGCTACCCTCAGATCTTACCCAAGCCAGCAAACAGCAGTGCGCTCACCATTCGCTCTCCTACAACTGTGCTCTTTACTAGCAGTCCCATCAAAACTGCTGTGGTACCTGCGTCACACATGAGTTCTCTAAATGTGGTGAAAATGACAACGATATCCCTCACGCCCAGTAACAGTAACGCGCCTCTTAAACACTCTGCCTCAGTCAGCAGTACTACTGGAGCAACGGAGGAATCAAGGAGCATTCCTCAGATCAAGAATGGTTCTGTTGTTTCTCTTCAGTCTCCTGGGTGCAGGGCCAGCAGCACTGGGGGAACTTCTGCTGTGGAAGTCAAAATGGAACCAGAAGGTTCATCGGACGAGCATTCTCTACAGTGCCAAGAGAACTCTGAGGGGACTAAAGCTTCCCTGACAACATCTAGTGCCCTTTGGGGGCAGAAAAATAATGCAGATGGAACAGTAACAAAACCTAATGAAGGTGTCACTGAAGCGAAAACAACTAAGGTCTGTGACCAGAGGACCAAATGTAAAAGTCGCTGTAATGAAATTTTGCCAGGCATCTCAGCAGGCAATAATCAAAGCACTGTTACTCTCTCGGTTGCTACTCAGAACTTACCTTTCACCAGCACCAGCTCACCATCTAATGGTGACTCAGTAAATAAAGATCCTAAAATATGCACTAAAAGTCCAAGAAAACGACTGTCTGCTACACTGCAAGAGTCTCAGGTGCCTCCTGTAAAGAAACCAATTGTGGAACAGCTTTCTACAGTTACTATAGAAGGTCAGAAACAAAGCAATGTTAAAAAGGACCAAAAGGTTCCACATTCAGGGAAAACAGAAAGCTCAACAGCAGGTGCTCAGATTCCTAACAAGGTGTCAATCAGTGTCAGTTCACACATTATAGAGGATCAGTCCTTGAACCCTACTCTTGTTGCCAGTGAATCAGTTCTGGAGCAGCAGACATCCCCATCATTGTCTCCGGATGTGAAAGTAAAACTTGAAGGGAGTGTCTTTCTCTTGGACCGTGAATCAAAATCAGATGGCAACTTTAATCGAAACGAATGGCAACAAGTTACTAAGGATTCTGACTTCATAGCTGCTAGCTGTGAGCAACAGCAAGATGTTAGTGTTATGACAATTCCTGAGCATCCTGACATCCATGATCTAGAGAAATCTGTTTGGGAATTAGAAGGGATGCCACAGGACACATACAGCCAGCAGCTACATAGCCAGATACCAGAATCTTCGCTGAATGAAATACAAGCACAGTCTTCAGATCAGTTGCCATTGCAATCTGAACTGAAAGAGTTTGAGTCTTCTGTTTCCCAGACAAATGAAAGCTACTTTCCTTTTGATGATGAACTTACACAAGATAGCATTGTGGAAGAACTGGTGCTTATGGAGCAGCAGATGTCAATGAATAATTCACATTCTTATGGTAACTGCTTGGGAATGACCCTTCAGAGTCAGTCAGTAACTCCAGGAGCTCCAATGTCTTCGCATGCTTCCAGCACTCACTTCTATCATCCAATCCATAGCAATGGCACTCCAATTcacacacctacacccacacccACTCCTACACCAACTCCAACCCCAACTCCAACCCCAACATCTGAAATGATTGCTGGATCTCAGAGTCTGTCACGGGAGAGCCCTTGTTCCAGGCTTGCCCAGACAACACCTGTGGATAGTGCTTTAGGAAGTAGCCGACACACACCCATTGGTACTCCTCATTCTAATTGCAGCAGTAGTGTCCCTCCAAGCCCTGTTGAATGCAGGAATCCATTTGCATTCACCCCAATAAGCTCCAGTATGGCATATCATGATGCTAGCATTGTCTCAAGCAGTCCTGTGAAACCAATGCAAAGACCCATGGCCACTCACCCTGATAAAACCAAGCTTGAATGGATGAATAATGGGTATGGGGGGGTTGGTAATTCATCAGTTTCTGGTCATGGCATTCTCCCAAGCTATCAGGAACTAGTAGAAGATCGTTTCAGGAAACCTCATGCTTTTGCTGTGCCTGGACAGTCATATCAGTCTCAGTCCAGACACCATGACACTCATTTTGGTCGTTTGACTCCTGTCTCTCCTGTACAGCATCAAGGTGCCACTGTAAACACCAACAAGCAAGAAGGGTTTGCAGTCCCCGCTCCTCTTGATAATAAAGGAACTAATTCATCTGCCAGCAGCAACTTCAGGTGCCGGAGTGTGAGCCCTGCTGTCCATCGCCAACGGAATCTTAGTGGAAGCACCCTCTATCCTGTGTCTAATATCCCACGGTCTAATGTAACCCCCTTTGGAAGTCCAGTGACCCCAGAAGTTCATGTTTTCACAAATGTTCACACAGATGCATGTGCCAATAACATAGCTCAAAGAAGTCAGTCAGTTCCATTGACAGTCATGATGCAGACAGCCTTCCCAAATGCTCTGCAGAagcaaacaaacagtaaaaaaatCACTAATGTTTTGTTGAGTAAACTCGATTCTGACAATGATGATTCAGTGAGAGGTTTGGGAATAAACAACGTGCCCTCCAATTACACAGCCCGGATGAATCTCACTCAGATTTTGGAAACTTCCCCTGTTTTTCCTAGTGCCAATTCACAAAATATGATCGACTCCAGCACTTCTGTTTATGAATTCCAAACACCATCTTACCTCACCAAAAGTAATAGCACCGATCAGATCAGTTTTTCTCCTGGAGATAATCAAGCACAATCTGAAATTGGAGAACAGCAGTTAGATTTCAATAGCACTGTTAAAGACCTGTTGAGTGGAGACAACCTGCAAACCAGCCAGCAGCTGGGAGGTCAGATGGCATCTGATCTCACCAACACTGCATCTGATTTCCCTAGCGACatcaggttgtcttctgacctctcagGCAGCATCAATGATTTGAACACCTTAGACCCAAATCTACTGTTTGATCCAGGTCGTCAGCAGGGACAGGATGATGAAGCCGCACTGGAAGAATTAAAGAATGACCCACTGTTTCAACAGATTTGCAGTGAGTCAATGAACTCTATGACTTCATCAGGTTTTGAATGGATAGAAAGCAAGGACCATCCTACTGTTGAAATGTTGGGATAA